One genomic region from Thermoanaerobacterales bacterium encodes:
- a CDS encoding peptidoglycan recognition family protein, whose amino-acid sequence MPWTHILVHHSGAEEANAARIRAYHKSLGWRDVGYHYLIERDGRVVNGRPPTMRGAHCVAGNMNRKALGICLIGNMENHPPTPAQWESLVGLVRRLAAEHRVPVTNVLGHGEVPGAATACPGRHTDMAALRRELDGRQSSGVGRQASDDGGREEAGAERTAVVYRVQVGAYERPEAAAAVAAELESLGYEAWVRRD is encoded by the coding sequence GTGCCGTGGACGCACATCCTGGTCCACCACTCGGGGGCCGAGGAGGCCAATGCCGCGCGGATCCGCGCCTACCACAAAAGCCTGGGCTGGCGCGACGTGGGCTACCACTACCTGATCGAGCGGGACGGCCGGGTGGTCAACGGGCGGCCCCCGACGATGCGCGGCGCGCACTGCGTGGCCGGCAATATGAACCGGAAGGCCCTGGGTATCTGCCTTATCGGCAATATGGAGAACCACCCGCCGACGCCGGCGCAGTGGGAGTCGCTGGTAGGGCTGGTGCGCCGTCTGGCGGCCGAGCACCGCGTCCCGGTGACGAACGTCCTGGGGCACGGGGAGGTGCCCGGCGCGGCCACGGCCTGCCCGGGGCGGCACACCGATATGGCGGCGCTGCGGCGGGAACTGGACGGTCGTCAGTCGTCTGGCGTCGGGCGTCAGGCGTCGGACGACGGTGGTCGGGAGGAGGCCGGCGCGGAGCGGACGGCGGTGGTCTACCGGGTGCAGGTCGGGGCCTACGAGCGGCCCGAGGCGGCGGCCGCGGTGGCGGCGGAGCTGGAGTCGCTGGGGTACGAGGCGTGGGTGCGGCGGGATTAA
- a CDS encoding pyruvate kinase alpha/beta domain-containing protein, with the protein MILLYFPARGPANTAQTLELAVRRARELNIPRLVVASCSGRTALALADLAGGLEVVCVTHQAGFAKPGEDEMGEAARRALTERGVKLLTTTHLMAGLDRALRFKFGGVYPAEIIATTLRMFGQGLKVCVEICGMACDAGLVPPGEDVVAVGGSGSGADTAAVISPAHSQHFFDTRVREIVCKPRDF; encoded by the coding sequence GTGATTCTTTTGTACTTCCCCGCCAGAGGTCCCGCCAACACCGCCCAGACCCTGGAACTCGCCGTCCGGCGGGCGCGCGAACTGAACATCCCGCGCCTCGTGGTCGCCTCCTGCTCGGGCCGGACCGCTCTCGCCCTGGCCGACCTGGCCGGCGGCCTGGAGGTCGTCTGCGTCACCCACCAGGCGGGCTTCGCCAAGCCCGGCGAGGACGAAATGGGCGAGGCCGCCCGCCGCGCCCTTACCGAACGAGGCGTCAAGCTCCTGACCACTACCCACCTCATGGCCGGCCTCGACCGCGCCCTGCGCTTCAAGTTCGGCGGCGTCTACCCGGCCGAGATCATCGCCACCACCCTGCGCATGTTCGGCCAGGGGCTGAAGGTCTGCGTCGAGATCTGCGGCATGGCCTGCGACGCCGGGCTCGTCCCGCCCGGCGAGGACGTCGTCGCCGTCGGCGGCTCAGGCAGCGGCGCCGACACCGCGGCCGTCATCAGCCCGGCCCACTCCCAGCACTTCTTCGACACCCGCGTGCGGGAGATAGTCTGCAAGCCCCGCGACTTCTAG
- a CDS encoding PIN domain-containing protein, with the protein MAAVMVDTSAVFALLDRSDNNHRQAVRILQRLAKKKEGVLLTNYIVAETHALILARLGADLARSWLQSLRWPVERVSAVDEDRARAIILTFTDKEFSYTDATTFAVMERMQLEYAFSFDRHFKQFGIKLLLTPPARG; encoded by the coding sequence TTGGCGGCCGTAATGGTCGATACGAGTGCGGTCTTTGCGCTCCTGGACCGGTCCGACAATAACCACCGGCAGGCGGTCCGCATATTGCAGCGCCTGGCCAAGAAAAAGGAAGGCGTTTTACTGACAAATTATATTGTCGCTGAAACACATGCGCTTATCCTCGCCCGTTTGGGCGCCGACCTGGCCCGCTCCTGGCTCCAAAGCCTGCGTTGGCCGGTCGAACGGGTTTCCGCTGTCGATGAAGACCGTGCCCGGGCGATCATCCTCACCTTTACGGATAAAGAATTCTCGTATACCGATGCAACAACTTTTGCGGTAATGGAACGCATGCAACTGGAATACGCCTTCTCCTTCGACCGCCACTTTAAGCAGTTCGGAATTAAGCTTCTACTTACTCCGCCAGCCAGAGGGTGA
- a CDS encoding AbrB/MazE/SpoVT family DNA-binding domain-containing protein, protein MAIVKLSSKRQLTLPAKLCRELGLQAGDRLVIERKGDQITFTRLPKDFAGFLKGSARGAYGRTPGEIDEYVRKERETWD, encoded by the coding sequence ATGGCTATCGTAAAGTTGTCCAGCAAGCGTCAGCTTACCCTTCCCGCGAAATTATGCCGTGAACTGGGCCTGCAGGCCGGTGACCGGTTGGTTATCGAAAGAAAGGGTGACCAGATTACCTTCACCCGGCTCCCGAAGGACTTCGCCGGTTTTCTCAAAGGCTCGGCAAGAGGCGCCTACGGCCGTACCCCCGGGGAAATCGACGAGTATGTGCGAAAGGAACGGGAAACGTGGGATTAG
- a CDS encoding zf-HC2 domain-containing protein, translated as MRDCAKVAQLFSPYLDGELAANEAARVREHCAACASCRAALAEWDAAALALRDTGPAPVAPAGFASGVMARIAAEKPARRAWWPVGWTKGLAAAAAAAMIFAGSWGLWGGQLGSRVPVAHNDPGRNGPAVPHVVSPDNPAPDNPDVTAPGPGPAPDSSTPGATGDADTVKPNGRTSSPGDNAQPRDTAAVFTSKPRAVTTTLLKVRVADPAAAREEALALAKEAGAACRDSADVLEITAPAAKAPALADRLAALGSAEVRETDRRDITADFTAALERYQALEAQLAGTEDPEQRAQIEATMASLEKQLKDWDVKSSLHVITLWLAE; from the coding sequence ATGAGAGACTGCGCGAAGGTCGCACAACTTTTCTCCCCCTACCTAGACGGGGAACTGGCCGCAAACGAGGCCGCCCGGGTGCGCGAGCACTGCGCGGCCTGCGCCTCCTGCCGCGCCGCGCTGGCCGAGTGGGATGCCGCCGCGCTGGCCCTGCGTGACACCGGGCCCGCCCCGGTGGCGCCCGCCGGGTTCGCCTCCGGGGTCATGGCCCGCATCGCCGCCGAAAAGCCGGCGCGCCGCGCCTGGTGGCCGGTTGGCTGGACCAAGGGCCTGGCCGCGGCCGCCGCGGCCGCCATGATCTTCGCCGGTTCCTGGGGCCTGTGGGGCGGCCAGCTTGGATCCCGCGTCCCGGTGGCCCATAACGACCCGGGCCGGAACGGCCCGGCGGTCCCGCACGTCGTCAGCCCCGACAACCCGGCCCCGGATAACCCGGATGTCACCGCGCCGGGACCGGGCCCCGCGCCGGACAGCAGCACCCCCGGCGCGACGGGTGACGCCGACACCGTAAAGCCGAATGGGCGAACCAGCTCACCCGGTGACAACGCCCAACCCCGTGATACGGCGGCCGTCTTCACAAGCAAGCCGCGGGCCGTCACCACCACCCTGCTGAAGGTGCGCGTCGCCGACCCCGCCGCCGCCCGGGAAGAGGCCCTCGCCCTGGCGAAGGAGGCCGGCGCCGCCTGCCGCGACAGCGCGGACGTCCTGGAGATCACCGCCCCGGCCGCCAAAGCCCCGGCCCTCGCCGACCGCCTGGCCGCGCTGGGCAGCGCCGAGGTGCGCGAGACCGACAGGCGGGACATCACCGCCGACTTCACCGCCGCCCTGGAGCGCTACCAGGCCCTTGAAGCCCAACTCGCGGGGACGGAAGACCCCGAGCAGCGGGCCCAGATCGAGGCCACCATGGCCTCCCTGGAAAAGCAACTCAAAGACTGGGACGTTAAGTCCAGCCTCCACGTCATCACCCTCTGGCTGGCGGAGTAA
- a CDS encoding sigma-70 family RNA polymerase sigma factor: protein MDRVRLLVQKSQDGDTGAFEELVTLYQDRVYALSYRLTGNGADAQDLAQETFVKAYTGLKGFRNQADFGTWLHRITVNLWINARRRERPSVSLDAPVQTADGEVQRVVAATAEEDPAELAERAEFRQAVQAALRDLSREHRAVLVLREMQGYNYDEIARVMDCSLGTVKSRLNRARQALKDKLAHMLTTKT from the coding sequence TTGGACAGAGTCAGGCTGCTCGTGCAAAAATCGCAGGACGGGGACACCGGCGCCTTCGAGGAACTGGTGACTCTCTACCAGGACCGGGTCTACGCCCTGAGCTACCGGCTCACCGGCAACGGCGCCGACGCCCAGGACCTGGCGCAGGAGACGTTTGTCAAGGCCTATACGGGCCTCAAGGGTTTCCGCAACCAGGCCGACTTCGGTACCTGGCTGCACCGCATCACCGTCAACCTCTGGATCAACGCCCGTCGCCGGGAGCGGCCGTCCGTCTCGCTGGACGCGCCGGTCCAGACCGCGGACGGCGAGGTACAGCGCGTGGTGGCGGCGACCGCCGAGGAAGACCCGGCGGAACTGGCCGAGCGGGCCGAGTTCCGGCAGGCCGTACAGGCCGCCCTGCGGGACCTGTCCCGCGAACACCGGGCGGTCCTGGTGTTGCGCGAGATGCAGGGCTACAACTACGACGAGATCGCGCGGGTGATGGACTGCTCCCTGGGCACCGTGAAATCGCGTTTGAACCGGGCCCGCCAGGCCCTGAAAGACAAACTGGCACATATGCTGACAACAAAAACTTAA
- a CDS encoding PIN domain-containing protein produces the protein MGLDSFLNAVGSHRKVLADTNVVIYLLEGTAFFGKAMEKLFGLVEAGEMKGYLSVITITELLVKPIRDKNLELRGKIDLFLDYFPNLEVLDVTREIAARAAEVRAATNLRVPDAILIATAAVHGCAMVGNDSAFAKKDLGIPYIYLGGCL, from the coding sequence GTGGGATTAGACAGCTTCCTGAACGCCGTTGGGAGTCATCGGAAGGTGCTGGCCGATACCAATGTGGTCATCTATTTGCTGGAAGGCACGGCCTTTTTCGGGAAGGCGATGGAAAAGCTTTTCGGCCTGGTTGAGGCCGGTGAGATGAAGGGTTATCTCTCGGTGATCACGATTACGGAGTTGCTGGTCAAGCCGATCAGGGATAAGAATCTTGAACTCCGGGGGAAGATTGACCTGTTTCTCGATTACTTTCCCAACCTGGAAGTGCTGGATGTGACCCGGGAGATCGCCGCCAGGGCGGCTGAGGTCCGCGCCGCCACCAATCTGAGAGTACCCGACGCCATCCTCATCGCCACCGCCGCCGTTCACGGGTGCGCCATGGTCGGCAATGACTCGGCATTTGCCAAAAAGGACCTGGGGATACCCTACATTTATCTCGGGGGCTGTTTATAA
- a CDS encoding S-layer homology domain-containing protein, which yields MRQNRKLILALGVTILLLAAASLGGRLYLSSRPDALPGSLRAALGLPAPADQARGGAGSAEDLRLYRVPAPAAAARAALSKKLAALGARLGDPLGDGTCLVRVPAARERDAARLLGAALVPHAPEDRLDPSLRSAAAREPAPGAPQSGSPPRDPSAPASGARRPAPLSVNVVAFAPEDRPALAQAVKEAGGAVLAGLDDDDGRILRAELPAARLRDIAASPHVVYIEPYAPAALLNDRAADVVGAAPLAVAGFAGRLGLTGAGETVGVADSGLDRGSMSDLPPDFVNPPGVRPKVIMLRSLTGGHPADRDGHGTHVAGTIAGNGAASGGRFRGLAPGAGLYVQAIADRQGQPQPPPDLVSLFRPAYEGGVRVHVNGWGAGKSYYNSSASQVDRFVFWYPDFLPVFGAGNEGPGSGTLTGEANAKNALVVGASSNPRPLLSPETAGASRVASFSSRGPAADGRIRPDLVVPGAGIISNRSRLAPAEGGGDPAYVARQGTSMAAAVAGGAAALLREELRKGFGLKSPSAALVKAVLVNGARPLTGDTAAEGFGRLDLASAVLALEERSFLFEEPRRGIGEGGELTYTYEVESPGQPLCVTLAWTDPPAAPGAARALVNDLDLIVTGPGGRTWRGNDTENRGRRDDVNNVERVRIERPAPGTYKITVRGARVTEPAVYAPAAAQDFALVYGQLPSRGVLSARAANGRALLSDGTPLSLAGAPPAVAADGRLLSGSRGLPAGADVYYLGSAENPRAVRAAYRTWRENGVRRLGGGEDGGVILASLRAELREGGRRIDPGAGPPLVNGAPAAPARLLDGAEVTAVINPSAQTLWEVSASYRTAEGILAAHTGPGGELRLLDGQRYPLAADADLAFVDRIVNGSWADLPFGATATDDLDALLPGMAVSLVIAPSTGKVERVVVSRHLALGALRAVSPGDGALTLETGAAFRLFPGAPVRRDGQAAGLADLAPGDRVQGVLLPGDDAVLALEAFSRVLYGQVLYVSEGRGTLYLNDVHGGFHRFDLTPRTAVFRWGFAAGAGALSSGQWVRLTLDPRTSEVERIDVAETAGEGEGRVAAYDGETLRLELEDGRTVQLSPRSRVTKDGYPVLPRDLQPAEEVRFTELVGLPSTGPVAAAVAARSLPGTAPPKLSARGLPMLDYLFLDGRTDADRVYLYREDGSRQTLQVKDGRFIAPVSRLAGENALRLVAVDGRTGGVAAVTVPFPLSISEPARDAGDVAASWAADAIREARSRGLMAGYPDGRFRPDAAVNRAELTAVLARLLGLHPDPDAVPSFADADRIPAWVRPAVAETVERGVVSGFPDGTFRASAPVTRAEAAALLVAALDDMALLPAETGDPLPAPPYRDWDAVPEWARPAVARAYAAGILTGREGGVFMPAARLTRAEVAVILGRINVPLES from the coding sequence ATGCGTCAGAACAGGAAGCTCATCCTCGCCCTCGGCGTAACAATACTGCTTCTCGCCGCCGCAAGCCTCGGCGGCCGCCTCTACCTGTCCTCCCGGCCGGACGCCCTGCCGGGCTCCCTCCGCGCCGCCCTCGGCCTGCCCGCCCCCGCGGACCAGGCCCGGGGCGGCGCTGGCAGCGCCGAAGACCTCCGCCTCTACCGCGTCCCCGCCCCGGCGGCCGCCGCCCGCGCCGCCCTAAGCAAAAAACTGGCCGCCCTCGGGGCCCGGCTCGGCGACCCCCTCGGCGACGGCACCTGTCTCGTCCGCGTCCCGGCGGCGCGGGAGCGGGACGCCGCGCGCCTCCTCGGCGCTGCGCTCGTCCCCCATGCCCCCGAGGACCGCCTCGACCCGTCACTGCGTTCAGCCGCCGCCCGGGAACCGGCGCCCGGCGCCCCGCAAAGCGGATCGCCGCCCCGCGACCCTTCGGCTCCGGCGTCCGGCGCCCGGCGTCCGGCGCCCTTATCCGTCAACGTCGTCGCCTTTGCCCCCGAGGACCGCCCCGCCCTGGCGCAGGCCGTCAAAGAGGCCGGCGGCGCCGTCCTCGCCGGCCTGGACGACGACGACGGGCGCATCCTGCGCGCGGAACTCCCGGCCGCCCGCCTGCGCGACATCGCGGCCTCGCCGCACGTCGTCTACATCGAGCCCTACGCCCCGGCCGCCCTGCTCAACGACCGCGCCGCCGACGTCGTCGGCGCCGCGCCCCTGGCCGTCGCCGGGTTCGCCGGCCGCCTCGGCCTGACCGGCGCCGGAGAGACCGTAGGCGTCGCCGACAGCGGCCTCGACCGCGGCTCCATGTCCGACCTGCCGCCCGACTTCGTCAATCCCCCGGGCGTGCGCCCGAAAGTCATCATGCTCCGCTCCCTGACCGGCGGCCATCCCGCCGACCGCGACGGCCACGGCACCCACGTCGCCGGCACCATCGCCGGCAACGGCGCCGCCTCCGGCGGGCGCTTCCGCGGCCTGGCCCCCGGCGCCGGCCTGTACGTGCAGGCCATCGCCGACCGCCAGGGGCAGCCGCAGCCGCCGCCGGACCTGGTGAGCCTCTTCCGCCCGGCCTACGAGGGCGGCGTCCGCGTCCACGTCAACGGCTGGGGCGCCGGCAAAAGCTACTATAACAGCAGCGCGTCCCAGGTCGACCGCTTCGTCTTCTGGTACCCCGACTTCCTGCCGGTCTTCGGCGCCGGCAACGAAGGCCCCGGGAGCGGCACCCTGACCGGCGAGGCCAACGCCAAGAACGCCCTGGTCGTCGGCGCCTCGTCCAACCCGCGCCCGCTCCTCAGTCCGGAGACCGCCGGCGCCTCCCGGGTGGCGTCCTTCTCCAGCCGCGGCCCGGCCGCCGACGGGCGCATACGGCCGGACCTCGTCGTCCCGGGCGCCGGCATCATCTCCAACCGCTCCCGTTTGGCGCCGGCCGAAGGCGGCGGGGACCCCGCCTACGTCGCCCGGCAGGGCACCAGCATGGCCGCCGCCGTGGCCGGCGGCGCCGCCGCCCTGCTCCGCGAGGAACTGAGGAAGGGCTTCGGCCTGAAGTCCCCCTCGGCCGCCCTGGTCAAGGCCGTCCTTGTCAACGGCGCCCGCCCCCTGACCGGCGACACCGCCGCCGAGGGCTTCGGCCGGCTCGACCTGGCCTCCGCCGTGCTGGCCCTGGAGGAGCGTTCCTTCCTCTTTGAAGAACCCCGCCGCGGTATCGGCGAGGGCGGTGAGCTGACCTACACCTACGAGGTGGAGAGCCCCGGCCAGCCGCTCTGCGTCACCCTGGCCTGGACCGATCCCCCGGCGGCGCCCGGGGCGGCGCGCGCCCTGGTCAACGACCTGGATCTCATCGTCACCGGCCCGGGGGGGAGAACCTGGCGCGGCAACGACACCGAAAACCGCGGCCGCCGGGACGACGTCAACAACGTCGAGCGTGTGCGGATCGAACGCCCCGCGCCCGGCACCTACAAGATCACCGTCCGCGGGGCGCGCGTCACCGAGCCCGCCGTCTACGCCCCCGCGGCGGCCCAGGACTTCGCCCTGGTCTACGGCCAATTGCCGTCCCGCGGCGTCCTCTCCGCCCGCGCGGCGAATGGACGGGCCCTGCTCAGTGACGGCACGCCCCTCAGCCTGGCCGGCGCGCCGCCGGCCGTGGCCGCCGACGGTCGCCTGCTCTCCGGTTCCCGCGGCCTTCCCGCCGGGGCCGACGTCTACTACCTGGGCTCCGCCGAAAACCCCCGCGCCGTGCGCGCCGCCTACCGCACCTGGCGGGAGAACGGCGTCCGCCGCCTGGGCGGCGGCGAAGACGGCGGCGTCATCCTGGCCTCCCTCCGCGCCGAGCTGCGCGAGGGCGGCCGGCGCATCGACCCCGGGGCGGGCCCGCCCCTCGTCAACGGCGCGCCGGCCGCGCCGGCGCGGCTCCTCGACGGGGCCGAGGTCACCGCGGTGATCAACCCGTCCGCCCAGACCCTCTGGGAGGTCTCGGCCTCCTACCGCACCGCCGAGGGCATCCTGGCCGCCCATACCGGCCCGGGCGGCGAACTCCGGCTCCTCGACGGGCAGCGCTACCCCCTGGCCGCCGACGCCGACCTGGCCTTCGTCGACCGCATCGTCAACGGGAGCTGGGCCGACCTCCCCTTCGGCGCCACCGCGACGGACGACCTCGACGCGCTGCTGCCGGGCATGGCCGTCAGCCTGGTCATCGCCCCCTCCACCGGGAAGGTGGAGCGGGTGGTCGTCAGCCGCCACCTGGCCCTCGGCGCCCTGCGCGCGGTCTCCCCCGGCGACGGCGCCCTGACCCTGGAGACCGGCGCCGCCTTCCGCCTTTTCCCCGGCGCGCCGGTGCGGCGGGACGGGCAGGCGGCCGGCCTGGCGGACCTGGCTCCGGGCGACCGCGTGCAGGGCGTGCTCCTGCCCGGCGACGACGCCGTCCTCGCCCTGGAGGCCTTCTCCCGCGTCCTCTACGGACAGGTCCTGTACGTCAGCGAGGGCCGGGGCACCCTTTACCTCAACGATGTCCACGGCGGCTTCCACCGCTTCGACCTCACGCCCCGGACCGCCGTCTTCCGCTGGGGCTTCGCCGCCGGTGCCGGCGCCCTCTCGTCCGGGCAATGGGTGCGCCTCACCCTCGACCCCCGGACCTCGGAGGTGGAGCGCATCGACGTCGCCGAGACCGCCGGGGAGGGGGAGGGCCGCGTCGCCGCCTACGACGGGGAGACCCTGCGCCTCGAGCTGGAAGACGGCCGGACCGTGCAGCTCTCCCCGCGCTCCCGCGTCACCAAGGACGGCTATCCGGTCCTACCGCGGGACCTCCAGCCCGCGGAGGAGGTCCGCTTTACCGAACTCGTCGGCCTGCCGTCCACCGGCCCGGTGGCGGCCGCCGTCGCCGCGCGCAGCCTGCCCGGCACCGCCCCGCCGAAGCTCTCCGCCCGCGGCCTGCCGATGCTCGACTACCTGTTCCTCGACGGCCGTACCGACGCCGACCGTGTCTACCTCTACCGTGAGGACGGCAGCCGGCAGACGCTGCAGGTCAAGGACGGGCGCTTCATCGCCCCCGTCAGCCGGCTGGCCGGAGAGAACGCCCTGCGCCTCGTCGCCGTCGACGGCCGCACCGGCGGCGTGGCCGCGGTGACGGTACCATTCCCCCTGAGCATCAGCGAGCCCGCGCGCGACGCCGGCGACGTTGCCGCCTCCTGGGCCGCCGACGCCATCCGCGAGGCCCGCTCGCGCGGCCTGATGGCCGGCTACCCCGACGGCCGCTTCCGCCCGGACGCGGCCGTCAACCGTGCCGAGTTAACGGCCGTCCTGGCGCGCCTGCTGGGCCTGCATCCCGATCCGGACGCCGTCCCGTCCTTCGCCGACGCCGACCGCATCCCGGCCTGGGTTCGCCCCGCCGTGGCCGAGACCGTGGAGCGCGGCGTGGTCAGCGGCTTCCCCGACGGCACCTTCCGCGCCTCCGCGCCGGTCACCCGCGCCGAGGCCGCCGCCCTGCTGGTCGCCGCCCTGGACGACATGGCGCTGCTCCCGGCCGAGACCGGTGACCCGTTGCCCGCGCCGCCGTACCGCGACTGGGACGCCGTCCCGGAATGGGCGCGCCCGGCGGTGGCCCGCGCCTACGCCGCCGGCATCCTCACCGGCCGCGAAGGCGGCGTCTTCATGCCCGCCGCCCGCCTGACCCGCGCCGAGGTCGCCGTCATCCTCGGCCGCATCAACGTCCCGTTAGAATCATAG
- a CDS encoding rod shape-determining protein, which produces MFNWAPDIGIDLGTATVLVYVKGKGIVLREPSVVAINKDSGQIIAVGQEARRMLGRTPGNIVATRPLRDGVIADFDVTERMLRYFINKAGCRRMFLRPRVMICIPAEVTGVEERAVRQAALQAGARQAHVIEEPMAAALGAGVDVSQASGSMIVDIGGGTTDVAVISLGGIVAATSIKVGGDKFDEAIVRYARREFSLMIGERSAEELKIDVGTAYPSRTEDRRMPVRGRDVVSGLPKAVEVSSRQIWEAIQEPLLAVVAAVKEVLEKTPPELAADLVHKGIIMTGGGSLLNGLDNLISEETGLPAMLADDPVSCVALGTGRALSMIGVLPGSPKQPNIFRRVV; this is translated from the coding sequence GTGTTCAACTGGGCCCCCGACATCGGCATCGACCTCGGTACCGCGACGGTGCTCGTCTACGTCAAGGGCAAGGGCATCGTCCTGCGGGAGCCCTCGGTGGTGGCCATCAACAAGGACTCCGGACAGATCATCGCCGTCGGCCAGGAGGCCCGGCGGATGCTCGGCCGCACCCCGGGCAACATTGTCGCCACCCGCCCCCTGCGCGACGGCGTCATCGCTGATTTCGACGTCACCGAAAGGATGCTCCGCTACTTCATCAATAAAGCCGGCTGCCGCCGTATGTTCCTCCGCCCGCGGGTCATGATCTGCATCCCGGCGGAGGTCACCGGCGTCGAAGAGCGCGCCGTGCGCCAGGCCGCCCTGCAGGCCGGCGCCCGACAGGCGCACGTCATCGAGGAGCCCATGGCCGCCGCCCTCGGGGCCGGGGTGGACGTCTCCCAGGCCAGCGGGTCCATGATCGTCGACATCGGCGGCGGCACCACCGATGTCGCCGTCATCTCCCTCGGCGGTATCGTCGCCGCGACTTCGATTAAGGTCGGCGGGGACAAGTTCGACGAGGCCATCGTCCGCTACGCCCGCCGGGAGTTCAGCCTCATGATCGGCGAGCGTTCGGCCGAGGAGCTCAAGATCGATGTCGGTACCGCCTACCCGTCCCGCACCGAGGATCGCCGGATGCCGGTCCGGGGCCGCGACGTCGTCAGCGGGCTGCCGAAGGCGGTTGAGGTCAGCTCCCGCCAGATCTGGGAGGCCATCCAGGAGCCCCTGCTGGCCGTCGTGGCCGCCGTCAAGGAGGTCCTGGAGAAGACCCCGCCGGAACTGGCCGCCGACCTGGTCCACAAGGGGATCATCATGACCGGCGGCGGTTCCCTGCTCAACGGACTCGACAACCTAATCAGCGAGGAGACAGGCCTGCCGGCCATGCTCGCCGACGACCCCGTCTCCTGCGTCGCCCTGGGCACCGGCCGCGCCCTGTCAATGATCGGCGTCCTGCCCGGCTCCCCCAAGCAGCCGAACATCTTCCGCCGCGTGGTCTAA
- a CDS encoding AbrB/MazE/SpoVT family DNA-binding domain-containing protein, translating to MSYGIVRLTSKGQMTLPVSIRRQLNLKDGDKLVVTVEGNAIRLQKLEPVRPLDENDPIWKLIGIGESGLGNVAENHDRYLAEEEINRWRP from the coding sequence ATGAGTTACGGAATCGTGCGCCTGACGTCGAAGGGCCAGATGACCCTCCCCGTCAGTATTCGCCGGCAACTGAACCTCAAAGACGGAGATAAGCTGGTAGTAACGGTGGAAGGAAACGCCATCCGCCTGCAGAAGCTGGAGCCGGTTCGTCCGTTGGACGAGAACGACCCCATATGGAAGCTTATCGGCATTGGTGAAAGCGGGTTGGGAAACGTCGCTGAGAACCACGACCGCTACCTGGCGGAGGAGGAAATCAATCGTTGGCGGCCGTAA
- a CDS encoding YvrJ family protein, translating to MSEKTGISAYRRYVRIGFPMVVAGYLLVRLEPLIRSLDRSVAVLTAVIERQCGCRPEEPPGGGTGSVPAAGTAGWPLVLDGRQASGAGGRDDDEAPGPGPVLYAGGPEAETGANDGPAAGVLRAQAELRPRAFHEAALCGGAREVV from the coding sequence TTGTCAGAAAAGACAGGCATCTCCGCCTATAGAAGATACGTCCGCATCGGCTTTCCGATGGTCGTGGCGGGCTACCTGCTGGTGCGGCTGGAGCCGCTGATCCGCAGCCTGGACCGCTCGGTGGCGGTGCTGACGGCGGTGATCGAGCGGCAGTGCGGGTGCCGGCCGGAGGAGCCGCCCGGCGGGGGGACGGGAAGTGTCCCGGCGGCCGGGACGGCGGGGTGGCCGCTGGTGCTGGACGGTCGTCAGGCGTCGGGCGCCGGGGGTCGGGATGATGACGAGGCGCCGGGGCCGGGGCCGGTTCTGTATGCCGGCGGTCCGGAGGCGGAAACAGGGGCGAACGACGGTCCGGCCGCCGGTGTACTGCGGGCGCAGGCGGAACTGCGCCCCCGCGCCTTCCACGAGGCAGCCCTGTGCGGCGGGGCGCGGGAGGTGGTGTAG